The Chlorocebus sabaeus isolate Y175 chromosome 20, mChlSab1.0.hap1, whole genome shotgun sequence genomic sequence CCGCTCTGGGGACCACTCATCCTGGCTGCAAAAGGTGCAGGCGAGGTCATCtgtgagagaggaggagaagggcgCTGGGTGCTGGCCTTGTCCCCTGTGGGCTCTGGCCTCAGAGCTAGGACGTGGCAGGACCCACCTCTGCTGCATTTCCACCCCCACTGCCAGGAAGGCGGCTCACCTGGGCTCTTCCGGTAGCTGCCCGCCTTGCAGTCCACGCAGTCGTAGCAGCAGGAGTGGAACCCCTTGACCCGGCGCACCTGGCCCTCCTGGCACTGCCGCGAGCACTGGGACACGGGCTTCTGTGCACAGGCCTGGGCTCTGGCTCTGCTCGGCTGGGCATGCCCGCGGGAGACAGGGAtggccccccacccccagtctgCACCCTGCCGCGGGGGCTGCCACCCTCACCTCACCTGGTTGTTGGACGTGTGCCAGTGGATCTTCAGGCTGTCTATCCAGAGGCTGCCGTTGAACCTGCCCACGTCGTGGAGCTCGGGCACTGGGCCCTGCCACACCCACAGCTTCAGGTCGTACTCCATGTCCACGTTCCCGTTGCTGTTGAAGCGTAGCGTCAGCCCGCCCGCGTGGAAGGTCAGGTTGTACATGTTCTCCAGGAGCTGCGGGCGGGGGACGGGGCTGAGCCGCCAGCTACCTCCAGCTCAGGTGTGGTGGCCGTGCCTAGTGGCCTGGGCACGTGCAGAGGTCGGCACACCCCCATCTCCCGGGCTCACCTGCCAGGGCCTCACGGGGTCCCGCATGGGGCAGCCTGAGGCGTTGCACTGCAGAGTGTTGTGTAGGGCCTGGGCCACGCTATACACAGCTGCGTAGACAGAGAACGTCTGGTGGTGGTTTAGCCCGGCACTCACGTTCTGCAGCGTGATGCAGTCACACTGCGGGCAGCGCCGGCCCACCACGTCCTCCTCCAGACCCTGCTCCCTCTCGCCCAGGGCGGCGCAGAACACTGGGTCGGCGGCCAGGGCCAGGCGGGTCTTCACATACTGGGAGAACTTGTGCAGCTGGGCACCCCTCTGGAGAAAGCCAAGCACCGTGCCCACCTGGGCCATGCCGGGCAGCCCCATGACCAGGTCAGAAGTCAGCCAGGCCTCGCTGGCCACCCACACCTTGCGCGAGAGCTTGCTGCTGATGCTGTAGCTGAAGAGAGCATGGGCGGCGCGCGCGGAGGCGAACAGCAGCACCACCTGCACGCTGCTCTGGTTCACCTGGTGCAGCACCTCCTGCACCTTCCCCAGCAGCAGGCTGTTGGCACGGGGCAGTGGTACCAGGCCCTCGTGTGCGATGCAGATGCCGCGCGCTGCAGCCAGGGCTGAGAAGATGCTCAGGCCCTGCCGGCCGTACTCGTCGTCACTGCCCAGGGCGGCCACCCAGTTCCAGCCGAACTCCTGCAGCAGCTCCGCGGCGGCCGTCAGCTGCACACGGTCGCTGGGCACTGTGCGGAAGAAGGAGGGGAAGGTCTCCCGGGCGCTCAGCAGCTCCATGCTAGCGCCATAGCTGACCTGCAGGGGCCAAGAGGCATCTCCTGACTCAGGGGCTCCCAcgggcagggctgggtggggtgggtgaTGGTGGGGGGCGCCCACCTGGGGCATGAGGAAGAAGCCGAAGAACTTGCCGGTGACCACGGCGAGCTCTGACGAGTGGGGCCCGATGACGGCCAGCACACGGGGCTGGTACTGCGTGTAGTTGCAGTAGGCGGCAATGTTGCGGCTGTCTGCCTTGGCCAGGAACATGAGACTGGGCTTCATGGCCACCACAGGCTCCGAGCACGTATCGAAGAGGTCGTGGCCTAGGCGCAGCCCCGGCAGCAGGTCCGACCTGTTGTTGATCTCCTCCACGGCCATCTTCATGGCCAGTGCCCACAGCAGACCATTCGAGGAGAACCTGGGACCACATGGAGCCGCAGATGGCCACCTCAGCCCCAGCTCAGGAGCACCGTGGGCCTAGTCACCCTGACCCCGACCCGGGCTGTCCCACCTCCGTACCTGGTGCACACAGGGCTGCTGGGCCGTGTCCGGCTGCCGAGGCCAGCCTCCTCGGCCTCACCTAGGGGGAACAGCCCCCCCAGCACGTAGTCCCCTTTCATCCTAAGTTGCTGTGACAGGCACAATGGGGCCCCTGTCCCAAGGTGCAGGAGAGcccagaggctgaggcccagGACAGCAGGGTGCAGCATGGCAGAGGCCGCTTCCAGCAGGCACGGCAAGGTGGCTGCCCTGAGTGGGGCCTCACGCAGAGAGAGCCCGGGGCGGGGAGCGGGCAGAGGATTTGTTTAGCAAAATCCTTGCCATCCTCACTTGCCACACCCTGGGGCCCCAGTGGTGTCCTCGCTTTCTGGGCCTGAAAGTTTGTGCACTTCAGACTCTGGCTGAGGCCATTGCCAGGCTCTATGGCCAGCACTGACTGGCAGGCAGGCTCTGCTGACCGTGGCCTTGTTCACTGCCTGTGCCTGAGCCCCTCGCCACCCCCACATTCCTGGAGTTGCCCGGCAGGCTgtggagaggagagagggcaAAGGGGCCTCCAGGGCTCTGAGGTCTCAGCTGTATGGGAGGGATGCAGAGACACCCGGCTCTGGGGCTTTCCATAGGCACAGAAATGCCTCCTACCCAGCCCTGGGAGCTTCTGGTTCCAACTCAAGGCTGTGCTGGCCGGAGTCGGGGGTGGCCGGGGTGGGCCCCCTAGGCCTGCAGCTGGGGAGGGCCCTGGAGTGGCGGTGGTGCCCTCCCAGCCTGCTTGGGAGCAGAGTTCCTTGAGGGTCTCAGCCCTTCTGCCAGAGTCTGATGCCTAGAAGCTGCAGGAACCGCATGGCCAGCTGTACTCACACTGCTGACCCTGGCCTGGGCTACTCCTACCTGGCAGGCACACAGGTGGCTCCTGCTGGGGATAGAGTTTGCGTGCCAGGGGGGCATGCAAACGAAGGAGGAAGGACCACAGGCAAATGAGCGGTGGCTGGAGCAGCACCAGATGTGTGGGGCCGGGGCTCCTCCTCTGCCTGCTTCGCTTTGGGGGTGCCCTTGGGGACACACCGGGCTCCAGGTGCAGGCCCTCAGAGGGGAACTGGGGGGCACTCAGCTTCAGCTGGGGCCCGGCAGACCTAGCAGATGCCACGAGGTGCACCCTGGCTGGCACCTCTTCCCCACGGTGCTGTAAGGCAGGACCCGTGAGGCACATGCATGACCATAGCACACGTGTATGGCACACACTAGCtgagcacacatgcacacagaggaGCATGGCACACAGGAACACGGGAATGCGGCACACAAATGGCACATGCaaactgcacacacacaaatggcacACACACGGCACACGCACACAGCACCCACACGCACATGGCACACATGCACATGGCACAAATGGCACACGTGCACGGCATACACGCATGGCACATGCACAGGCCACACATGGAGGAAGCCCTGCCCTGGGGCCCATGCAGACCCAGGCGGTTCTCCCAGCCCATAGAGCAGTCAGCAGCCTTTGCCAGCACCAAGTGCAGCTCCCACAGACCCTGAGGTTGGGGTGGTGTCCAGGAAGACCCTGCTGAATTGTATCCCTTTCTGTCCAGGTCACTGTTGTGGCTGGGAGtggcccccacctccacccacacGTCCCACGCAGGCCTCTTCTTTTGCATGGAGAGGCTGATTTCTGCCCTCCTGACCCAGCTTCTTGGTTCTGGGTGAGTCTGTGTCTCTGTTGTCTCACCTGTACAATGGGTATAGTGATGGGACCTCTCTGGGGGGAACAGGCACATAGCAGCCCTGCCCCCAAGGCTGGCCTTTTCTCAGGGCGTTTGTTGTGCCCTGGGGCTGACACGGCCCCCTGAGCCTGGCAGTGGGGCCTCAGCTCCCTTGGAGTTAGGTGCACCCACCTCAGCTGTGTCGCTGGGGTGAGGGCCCTACCTGCCCTCATTGGGTGACCCTGTGTCCCCTCCTGGGGAATCAGGCGCCCAGTACACCCCAACATCCCCATCCTGGGAGGCGTGTGATTTATTAATGTTGGAAGATGTCACATGGGTTGCCCTCCAGAAGCTCGTGCGTCTGCCAGGCAGTGGGGAGCGTCCCTCTGCCACCCCGAGGTGCTGGGGTCCACTGTGAAGAGCCAGTGGCTAGGCCCCAGGCACTGGATGGTGGCTGGGCTGGTTGTAGCTGTCTGGTAGCCGTTGGCTGGCCCACAGGGTCCAGGCCCTCCTGTACCGTGCCCCTCGGGTCTCCTGGGCACTGTGGGGAGGGGGCATCAAGGGGCAGGGGGAGAAAGGACATGGCGTCTCACTGCGTGTAGCagagtcccagctcctgggggtcTCGGGCCGTGCTGTGCAGACCCACAGCCGCTGCGGGAGGCGGCCTGCTGCATCTGCTGGGGAGCTGGTGCCGTGCAGGGCTTCAGAGGAGGCTGTCCCAAGGGCGGGGCCTTCCTGGGCCCTTCTTCGAGGAGCCTTGGTCTCAGTTTCTGGCTGTCCTGCCCCCAGTCTGCCTGGCACGCTGAGGGGCAAACAAGGCAGGAGAGGTGGGGAGAGCCCACGGTGCCCAGACTGCTGTTGGGAGGTTTCTGCCAGCCTGGTCATGGAGGGGACTAAGTCCCCTGGGCTCAGGGCTGCCCACCTGGTCAGACATGGGGTACCAGGACCTGGCCTGAGATGAGGACACGTTGGCtggcagaaaggagaaaggatgGAGTCTCCACACCCCAGGACCTGTGACTTCACCCCGATTTGCAGATCCGCCCCACAGGCTGGGGGGTGGCGACCTTTCAGGATCTTGCAGGCCcggcccccacccctgcctgctcCGCTCTGCACCCTGGTGTGGCCTGGCTGGGCTCGTGTGTAACAGGCTGAGGGGGAGCCATGGCTGAGGCGTCTTGTTCCAGACCGAGAGGGTGGGCCTCTTCTGGGCGGGTCGCCCCCTTCTCTGTCACAGTCTGTGGTTCCTAACAAGCTCAGCTCCTAGGGGCAACAGTGGATCTCCTGTTCCTGGGGAGCCCAGAAAGCTCTGCTATGGGACTCAGCCCCGGCCACCACAGCCCAGATCTGCAGCAGGGCCTGGCTTCCCGCCTCTAGGGCAGGTCCAGAAGGGAGTGCTCGGCATAGAGCTTCTGGGAGACGTTGTAGACACGCTCGATGAAGGGGAGGGCCTCGCCCAGCATCTGCACAGCCTGCTCCGGGGGCCCCACGTTCATGGCCTCCAGGAAGACCTTGCGTGTGGGCAGCGCGTAGAAGGCCACGGTGACGGTGCGGCGTACGATCCAGGGGTGGTAGGCGGCCAGCGAGGCGTTGTAGGAGTCGGTGCAGAGCACAGAGGTGCGTGTGTCCTCAGGGCTGGTGCGTAGGCCCTCCAGGAACAGCTGCAGCCAGCGCAGGGCGCGGTGCAGGCGCAGCACAGTCCGGCAGCCGGATTCGGGGTGGTGGGAGCGGTGCTCTAGGTCCACCAGCTGGTTGCTCAGCTCATGGGCCACCATGGTCTGCAGGCTGCGGTAGTGCTCGCTCTGCGGGCCGCCCCTGAGGCGCTCCATGATCTGCAGCTTGGAGACCACGTCCTTGGAGATGAACGAGAAgatggtgcccaggctgttcaGAAACCTGTGGAAGAGAGCAGGGCTCGAGTCCTTGCCCAGGCCTGGGGCAGCCCACCTGGGGTGCAGGGGACACTGCCCAGCCTCCGGGGGCTCACACCCATCTGGAAACAGGCAGCAAAGCTGGTGGGGACAGGCAGTCGGGAGGCAGATGCCACATATGGGACTTGGGCCAGGTGAGCGCCCACCTCAGGAGGCAGCCCCAGCTCACGCACCTGACCAGGCCCTTCCAACTGGCGATGTAGGGGTCCAGCAAGACCTCTTCTTTCTCATCCAGACACTGCTTGAAACTGACCAGGACGACTTTCAGATTGAAACCTGTCTCCGAGTCATCCATTTTTTGATAGGAACGGAAACACAGTAGGGCTGGGGGGCTGTGTCGCTGGGGTCAGCTTGCTCTGTGGCTCATTTTCTGTGTGTGGAGGGGAACAGAATAGCTGCGATCCGGTTGCTGCTCACTGATCACTCATGCCCCTCATGGAGCTTCCTCCCAGGAGCCGCCTGGCTTTGCTCCCAGCCAAGCTGCAGGCTCTCAGGCACGCCACCCTGAGCCGCCCTTCGTCAGGATTGCGCATTCACGGACCTTGGCACGGCCCCTCCTGTGGATCAGGCCACTGACTCCACGTCAGTCCCTGCTGACCCTGAGAGTGGCCCCCTCTGGCTTTATCGGACCACTCGGCCATGCCATCTGCAGCAGGTGTCTCTGCTGGTGCTTTCTTGACTGTTTTTGTTTATCTCTCTAGATGCTATATCTGTTTTTACCAGTTGAGAGATACTAAGCCCCTGCCAAGAGCCAAGCACCGTTCTAGGCACCTGGGTGCACAGGGAGTGAGCGAACAGCCATCTGGAGTGGGGTCAGATGACAACAAAGACAAAGTTCTGAAGTTGTAGGCAAGGAAACAGACACAGTGGAAAGCAGAGATGGGTGCGGGGGGCGGGGGACACTGCCGGACAGGCTGCCCCATCTTCCTCACTGCCGCGTCCCCAAAACCAGAAGAGAGGCCGTGGGGCCGGCGCCTGCTGGTTGGACGGACGTGTGTTTTCCCTCCTGTTGCTGAAACTACACGTCCCACATGGATGGGTGGCCGGGCGAAAGGTTTAATCACTCTCAGAAGATTGCCACAAGGCCCTTGTACTAGCCCTGGGGAACCTTCTGCGAGTGGCCCAGGCCCTGCTCTGGATTCTGCTGGCATTCACACAGTCACTCCACAGACATCCAGGCACCCATGCTTTGTGTGTCACCAAGCACCCTTGCCCTGTCTCCCCGGGTGCCCCAAGGGAACCTGAGACTCAGCTGCATCCCACCTCAACCAGGAAGAACCCTTACCCCATTGAGCCTGGGGGTTCCTAGGCCCGTTGGTGCTGGGAGCCCTGTCCTGGCCTCCCTGGCTGCAGGGACTCCAGCAGGGACAGGGAGGGTACCCAGCTGTGGTGAGAGCTCCTGGCCAGGAGCAGGTGTGCAGGTTGCTCAGCGCCCTAGGACTGGGCCCTTCATCACTAGGGAACATGGGCTGCTGGAGCGCTGGTGCCCGGAGGGAGCTGAAGCCTTGCAGGCCCCACAGGTTGGGCTGCATGCTTGGCACCAGGCGGAGGCCCCAGATGTGAGCTCACCGGGCTTCAGGTGTAGGGAATGGCTGCTCCTGGGCCTCAGGAAGATGGAGTCCCATAGACTTCCAGCACGCCCCCCTCCTCCTCAGGCCTTAATTTTGTCCACTGAGAAGATGGTCTCTGAGGCTCTGGGGTTTCCTTCTTGGTCACCAGATATTCTGCGGGCCTTGCCTGCCTGCCCAGATCCAAGCCAGTGGCAAACAGGAGCTGCCAGGAGCCTCTCAGAGCTGTGGCTGGTGGCTCCGGGACAACAGGAAGGGCAGTGGTTATGCAGGAGGCAGGCAGCTCGCCAGCCCAGGAAGGTGACCCAGGG encodes the following:
- the TAS1R3 gene encoding taste receptor type 1 member 3, producing the protein MLHPAVLGLSLWALLHLGTGAPLCLSQQLRMKGDYVLGGLFPLGEAEEAGLGSRTRPSSPVCTRFSSNGLLWALAMKMAVEEINNRSDLLPGLRLGHDLFDTCSEPVVAMKPSLMFLAKADSRNIAAYCNYTQYQPRVLAVIGPHSSELAVVTGKFFGFFLMPQVSYGASMELLSARETFPSFFRTVPSDRVQLTAAAELLQEFGWNWVAALGSDDEYGRQGLSIFSALAAARGICIAHEGLVPLPRANSLLLGKVQEVLHQVNQSSVQVVLLFASARAAHALFSYSISSKLSRKVWVASEAWLTSDLVMGLPGMAQVGTVLGFLQRGAQLHKFSQYVKTRLALAADPVFCAALGEREQGLEEDVVGRRCPQCDCITLQNVSAGLNHHQTFSVYAAVYSVAQALHNTLQCNASGCPMRDPVRPWQLLENMYNLTFHAGGLTLRFNSNGNVDMEYDLKLWVWQGPVPELHDVGRFNGSLWIDSLKIHWHTSNNQKPVSQCSRQCQEGQVRRVKGFHSCCYDCVDCKAGSYRKSPDDLACTFCSQDEWSPERSTRCFRRRLRFLAWGEPAVLLLLLLLGLALGLVLAALGLFIRHRDSPLVQASGGPLACFGLVCLGLVCISVLLFPGQPSPARCLAQQPSSHLPLTGCLSTLILQAAEIFVESELPLSWADRLSGCLRGPWAWLVVLLAVLVEAALCAWYLMAFPPEVVTDWRMLPTEALVHCRARSWVSFGLVHATNATLAFLCFLGTFLVQSRPGRYNRARGLTFAMLAYFITWVSFVPLLANVQVVLRPAVQMGALLLCVLGILAAFHLPRCYLLVRQPELNTPEFFLGRGPGDARDRNDGDTGNQGKHE
- the CPTP gene encoding ceramide-1-phosphate transfer protein; translated protein: MDDSETGFNLKVVLVSFKQCLDEKEEVLLDPYIASWKGLVRFLNSLGTIFSFISKDVVSKLQIMERLRGGPQSEHYRSLQTMVAHELSNQLVDLEHRSHHPESGCRTVLRLHRALRWLQLFLEGLRTSPEDTRTSVLCTDSYNASLAAYHPWIVRRTVTVAFYALPTRKVFLEAMNVGPPEQAVQMLGEALPFIERVYNVSQKLYAEHSLLDLP